The following is a genomic window from Carassius gibelio isolate Cgi1373 ecotype wild population from Czech Republic chromosome B7, carGib1.2-hapl.c, whole genome shotgun sequence.
GCTATCGTACTAGGTGGgcatggcttcagcaaccagctccctcCTTTTTGCCTATTTTCAGTGATCTGGTAGTAATGCACGGTGCCAAAATAGTGATAGCTGGCTCCagccactttgagcttcaaaaatgcTCTACAGAAAAGCACgggtgatgtcacggacactacTTCCATGTTTTTATAAAGTCTATGCCCTAAACAGACAAACTGCTCTAAATAGTGCACATTTCGTCACGTTGTTCTTCCAAATAAAACCCTGACACAATGATGTACATTCATATTCGCAAAAACAATGATTTActgaataattaagtaaaaataataaaaaaaaattataaattcttaatttacctttgtaaataaatctcattgctctctgctgtctttacCGATGACATTTTGATTCCTGAATTCACCACCGTAGGTTCTCTAAAGGGAGGGGTGAGAGGGGAACTGAGCCATTGGTGCCGCTAAAATTTACACACGGCACATTTAAagtgtaaaattaatattttgtgttcaattaTTTATCAGGCAATTATATACCCTTGAGGCCAGATAAATCAAATGCTGACAAGAAGAGGGGCTTCACCCAAGTCTCTCCATTTCAGAAAACTACAGTAATGATTGGCCCTAACCAGTAAACATGGAGAAGTCTAAaatcatgatttttcagaaaaatactGATCTTGCTGACAAAAAatacaagaatttttttttattatgtcaaaTGTTATAATTATTTGGGTCTGACAATCTCAGCTTCTGGACAGTTCAACAATGGAATAAAAGATCTGACTGAAGGAAAGCAGGGCTTTTACAGTataatagggctgcacaataactAAGATTATAGATGCGGTGAATCTCTATCACCTGCATGaattcacatggagcagcatttactacacagagccgttgtcaACAGATAAGCTGTGCAAAACATGCGCAAAATATGATCGCggttttgcgcagcttgtcagtgaacaacgactctgtgtagtaaatgctgctccatgtgaatgCACGCGGGTGATAGTGATTTACCATTGATTACAGAACCAgcttttactgacaagatgcacattaaacattgcatgcgatttatcgtgcagccctacagtGTAAGAAAACCCTTGTTCAAATTCAACCCACCCAAATAAACTGTGGCTGAAAATCTTTGATAGCACCATCCAACccatttttctgtatttctgtgaaATCTGGGGCCCCAAAGTTAAACTAAACTATGAATCATGGGACAAAAACCCTGTTCAAATGTTCCACCTCGAATCCTGCAAGAACACCCTggaatagggctgtcacttttagtttgaaaatcgattgcacaatcgatcggaccaaccaaaaaaagttttgaaaatgaaaatagggaattgattaaccaaatatgtacactattaattttaaaataattaaacaattaaaaaatatagaatataaatatataatataaaactcacaaacaagcaaaacaaagtgatctcttatgctgcgttcacaccaaatgcgaattGAGCATCTGGcgcaaatgatttcaatgttaagtcaatgtaaagacacgTTTATGCACGTCTGGAGGTCTCGtggcgcatctagttacaggggattctgagttatgaaaaggaccattgcaatcTGACAGcgatacccccaccttgcgcaccTGTACCCGAGTGTCCCTTGGaaatcagtgcggtcggagcacgtcttctcaacagctggacatatagtgaataaaaacattatgctctggaccccgaaaatgttgatcgacttgttttcctgtccaataaatttgtaatggccctagctttaattatgcctgcctagtgccgcctagcctaagtgtcggttacatTCAATCAAAAATCACACAAGGCCTGTtgtcaagtccatttaaagtttcattttttttaatagttgtttgaaatgaattgaatcattatttaaaataatcttggagattttttaattgtctaaatcataaatgcagccaggTTGAAGCCTgcaagtgatgtttttcttttgttatggcagccatcCCCTctgcataatatatttttttcgagaatgttgcactcctgttgctgtttgttattctgcatgaaacttcatgccaataaataagaaatatagctgacttgtgcgtttccagcgctctctttacgttcgtctgTTATTTGACGTTGAGAAAGGAAACGTCTtgtttttagacatggaaaatcgatttacaatcgattcaattaacacttatgtcttaaaaagcGAAAATGAttatttcacaaaagtgacagccctacccTGGAAATTCAAAGAAACAGAAGAGTGCAGTGGAGTTCTGGATCCATCAGTCAGACACGTGAGTGAGAACCCAGAGAGTGGCACCATGCATTACTTAGTGGGAAAACATCCACTCATTTCAAAATTCAgtttaagtataaaaaaaattaagaaacagaaaaaataaaggaaaaatacaTTCATGAGTCTCAGCACAAAGTAGTTTGAAGAaattagaggggggggggggggttggggggtggCAGTGAAGTGTGGAGTCCTCTCCTTAATCAGATTGAAGACCAGCATGCTGAGTTCTGTAAGAGTATCCTCAGAGTACCGAAGAAGACGGCAAACAACACATGCAGGCCAATACCCTCTACTAATGCACATTGAGAAATGAGCCATCAAATTTTGGAAACACCTAAATATAAGTGACCCAATCTCTAACCATTTTAAAGCCcttagggccgtttcatagtcaacgcatctgtacacatacgcgtccccgaggttacgcatcgttacgcttcggccgccattatgcgtcggtgcgtagccaaatgtgtcgtcctagtttttgatatgCGACGCGCCGATGCACGCAATACTATGcattgtcggtgggggcgacattgcaagtattgtacattaattcaagtatattgtgtttacagaagaagaaggtttgaatacaatggcgggcgaagaggaaaaattatgcgaacttatacgtattcatccacatttatacgatagttcatcagcaacagaatacactcctcttcagttgccattgtgatctgaatatcacatGACCcaactctactaatatcacccgactctactacccccgtTGCGTGACAGGTGTATTGCATACACACATCGCCCGTGACGCTTGcgtccactgtttagactatgaaagggagcgcgtcgctcgcTTTGCTTGCTCacgtttctcgcgttgactatgtaaCGGCCCTTAAACAATATGAAGTCAACCCTGAAAAAAGTCCCCAGATTCAGATGTTCCTGAAGCTGCAAAAATAAACTAACATGACTAACAACAGTCAGCATCAGGACATTGAAATAATCATCCACAAAATTTAGCCAAACCAAATTATAAAAGCACAAAAAGAAAATTATCTAACCTACTTGAatgaaacaacagaaaaacaaagtCAACTTGAATGTTATTTGTCCCTAAAAAGAGATTACACAACTGCAGAATATCTGAGTACAGTGAAAGACTGTAGATTAAGAAGACAAATGACAAGGTACAGACTGAGCAATCATATTTTGACAATACTGCAGAGATGGTCAGTTATCAACAGCACTGGGTGCCCAAAGACAGGCATCTGCCCATACGGTAATCATGGGGAAGTggagaccatagacagtaaaagaaatggacacagcgaccccattggaactcaactgagacaattgaaggcCATTTTTAGCACTtcagtttctgacgcgcagactctaacgaagcttgacgacgtcaacAACCTGTCTGAAAGATGTAAATGTTAttgtagctgtgcgtgcaaactgtcaTCGTTAATCTTACAGAGACtgtgagcttgagcggggagttctttggcgtgagtgagcaggagtaagtattctgattaattattttgtatactattttaaaatgtaacgccagtacgccatattaagttaattgcatgcgagcttctcctcctttctgtacggtaatgcgacagagagtcgagtggttatgacgcaatcgttagcctatttttttacaaaaactgtttctacggggccataatgtaacatagaaggtaatggagccctttatacattgtcgtgtatctttagaaataaataatggacaaactgagtctttaaacacttcagatgtaaagttattcgctgtcaaagtgacgccaaaatgaatgggagtcaatgggaatgctaacacaagtgaagttctgctacaagatggcagcacgcagccgacttcaacttccggtcgacttccttgccgcctggtggAGACAGAGCAACACTTCCTCACCAGCTGCACTAACTATCAAGACATTACAAAGAAATTTTATCTAAAATTTGAAATACTTTGCCCTGtcttcaaaatgttaaataaaacaaatcttcaATATTTATTAGGTGAAAAACAAGACCTTACTAGCAGCAAAAAAGAGGGAGGAGTCAACAACGCCCACTGGTTTTAAATTGTTCATAGaatttatttgttctattttatttcgttatgtacatgtatttattttattaattaatttattattatttctagatTATTATTTCTAGTTCTAGATTTAATATAACCACTATTCTTtggtaaaacatttaaacaattgcCAGGCCAATAAAGCATATaatgaattgagagagagagagagagagagagagagagcgcgagcgagcAGTACCACACTTTCACGTGGAAGTCAGATTAACAGTCTGAAACGTAGTTCAACTACTCTGTAATGCTAGAAACTATGAATAATACGAATGAATAGCAGTTACCTCTGAAGCATGGGTCCACTGCAAatcacacacaaagaaacagttTTTAACTAACGTTACTCATTATAATGACACAGTAAAGACGGGGTCCCTCAATATAATGTATAAAGTAGCTTACAGAAACTCGTTAAGTTTCTCATTCACTTAAGTAAAAGTTTCAGACATGAAAAATGCTAAACATTTAAACGGATAGTACTGACATTATACGAGGCACAAATGATACTAGCTACAGTTGCTAACCAATTGCGATGAGGTCCATTTGACCGTAGGCTCCCATGCAAACCGAACTTCACTTTTCCGCCATGCtatgttcttcttcttctataGAGGTTTGTGGTTAGATGCATCAGGAGCGTAATGCTGCCCTCCTTTGTCCATCTGAAGAACtccgcttaaaaaaaaataaattaaataaaaacctttcatATTAACATAGTAGATTGTGCCctattttttcatacttttcgtTGAGTGTAGCATATTATCTGCGAATACACTGCTTAAAgcattatatttgaaaatgtgtagTACTAGTTTactagctataaaaaaaaaacgtcaactgttattattcaaaatgtgtatgttttcaataattcaatgtatttaaaaaatattcatttatattttaatattatattatgcatattattttgcaaacaaatctaaattaacatatataaaatacactccCTGACAAAAACCTTGTCGCCTATCCAAGTTGTaggaacaacaaaaaataacttgACTAGTTGATCATTTGGAATCGGAAGTGGCTTATATGAAAGGCAAAGGCATCTAGATTACGCTTACCAAATAAAATCTTATAATGCcttgatttttaattaattaggACAGAAAGGCTTTGCTTAGACAAGTCTTGTCACATCTTTATCTATTTTTTTGCTGAGCTTTGCGTCATGATTACCATTGACAGTAAAAGGTGATTACGCAATGACATCATCACAAGAATGACATCACAGCATAATTTAGTTGGCAACACTTTTGGGTTCAAGGTTCAATCAGTGCATGCTAACAAGAAacaatagattaaatgaaaacttaaactTCTTAGATCAACAAAATAttgcatgtttttaacatttatggaACAAATTTATTGAATCGACTTAGTATAAAGCATGAACACTTCCAATTAATATATCAGTTTCATTTACTGTTTTATGTTCATTAGGAGGACTTTTTAAAAGTTGGCTTTTTTACAGAGTACCTTTGAATTTTGTTCTATGCTACATGTCGCCACTGCagttttatgtattataaattTGTTGAATATCTTTAGATATAAATGATGGACTATAGTGAGTTAAATTGAGAACTTTTTAACCAGAATCTAAAAATGTGCAGTTTTCCATGATCTGAGCATGTTTTATGAAGCTGCATTCCGAAAAAAGGGATGTTTTTATCATGCAGGATTATGAATCCTATACAGATGTTAATAAAGTTTTTGccttctttgttgttgttgatggtcTCTTATGGTTTGTCATTATGGTTCACTCTTTACCACTATAAATGCCATTTTTTCACACTTCATTTTTGAgaatatgtacttacatttttataataaataaaatgaataaagacGGATTTGGAATCAGCTTTTTATTACAGACACTGAATTTAAGTCAACTTTCACTTTATATACACAAACTTATTCCATAGACATTCACATTGTGAAGAACTATAAAGTCTTAACATTGCCATAATACTGCAAGACTTTATCATCAGTGGGTTTGAGGATCTTCTTGTCTGTCATATTCACCACCCATCCAGGTGACAACCCAAAAAAGATCTGACGAGGATCCTTTCTTTGTACCAGCATTTCAAAAAATTTGTCTCTTGTGATGTCAGGTATGGTGTAGCCATACTTTTTAGCCAGACCTAGCCGTGCAGTTTGGACTTTATCTGGGTCTGCAAGGTAGCCACGGTTACTGGCATCCGTGTAATATGAAAGAAGGTCTTCACCAGGGAGCAGGCGCTTGGGTATGGGCTCTCCAGACATGAGAAAAGGGACTGGCTTGATGAGGATTTCTAAAACAACACACAAATCTTATCAGTGCAACTGATAGTATCTATTACAACAATTACTAAGACATCTCATgagtcattattttttataaaataatcattatttcAAGTAGCCCTGTATCTTTATGTTAGGTTGGCTATTGAGCTGAAGTCATGGTCCATGATTGTATGTGCAGATATGTGAATATGCCTAGGTAACAGAGTGTAGGCATACTTACGGAGGCTACGAGGATCATAGTAGCTGGTTGTGATCACACCCCCATTTCGCTCAACTGCAGCAATGGCTTTCTCTGAAGCAACCTGGACCTCCAGGTTTACTTTTGCACTAAATACATCAGCTCCCTGTAACAGAGTTTTGTTACTGCAGACACTGAGCAGTCAGATTTCCAGAAGTTAATAAGGTTACAGCATCGCTCACACcaaaaacaataactataaagataactataaagacaaTGATATTAAGATGGCCACACCAGTGGACGATATCCTCGGTTTATTCCAAGCACACACTCATCTGCCGATTTAGCAGGATGGATTCTTATTgggtgtcaatgtttttatcgttcatcaacAGGAAAATAATCTTTCTAAAAGTGATTCCaactattttgtttttctgtgcctTTACCATTATAGCTGTGGtatggactctgctattctttaaaacTGACTATTATTTTTAGACCAATCATTATAGTTATTGTGCTTGGTGTGACTGGGCCTTAAGAcaccttaaaaatatattttacataaagaaaTGCTTAAAAATGAATGTACTCCACCACTACAAACGTGACAGAattcaacaacaataacaacaaacgATTCATGCCATTTAATACACACCTCATCAATGAGCTGAATGCCATAGTCTTGTTTCATAGGCTGGATTGTAACCCCTCTGCAATTGACGAGTTGTGTTAGATCGATGGGTTGCATGGGGTCAACACGACCCAAATCTATTAGATACTGAAGTCTGCGTAGGGATAGTGGGGGATACTGCGGCCGACGACTggatgaataaaacaaaacacataaggTTTCATCTTAATGAGCCATGAAGGTGAATGATGTATATGTAACAGTTTATATCTTGACCAATGAACCACCTGTGATTGGCATTGTAGCCATATTTTGGGATGATCAGGTAGAATGGAGTCTGTCCACCCTCAAAGCCAAGTCGGGGTCGATTACCACGTTGCCGTTCACCCTTATGTCCCCGTCCACTCTTATTGCCTCCATGCCTTCCACGACCTCTGTGcttttcctttaaaatgataagatatttattatatatttaatatacagtgcACAGCATAAAGGAGTACACCCCCtctaaataaacataaaagatGTATTTTCTTAATGATCACTAATATAATTTACGGGAAGATggcaaaatctaaatatattaagcatatacttaataaaaacaacaaaatatgtgCCAATATTTTCTGTAGGATAAGTAAATTAGCCAATTTAGTTTAAATGAAGGATGCAGAAATGAGTACACCCGAGTGTCAGAAAATGTGTAATATTCTAGTACTTAGTATGTCCTCCAGAACAGAGTGTACAAGTTCTTGACAAATTTTCACATCTGTCCTTTTAAATCCCAGGTGACCTCCTTAAATGCTCTGGTCTTTAATGGGGAGTTTTGCTCAGGTTGTCTTTACAGAATCCCCCACAGCAGCTCAAGATTGAGTGAAATACATGTCCACTGAAGAATCTTCACCTTGGGAGAATTAATATATTCATTGTCATGCTGAAAATAAATGCCCAATAATGCAGGGAATGAGGGGAGGGTAGCATTTTCTGTTTCAAGTTTTTGTATTACATTACACAGTAGTGTATGAATTCATGACAGCACTGATAAAGCAAAACTCTTTCACACGTTCAGCACTCATTTATGCTTATATAAAAGCTTTACTACGACTGGATGAACATCACTGTGGGTATCAAGCACTTTTCAGTGTACTCCTCCTCTAGCAACACCAGAACAATTTGGATGCTTTCAGATCCAAAATTATTGACTTGGTCTCGAGACCAGAGAATGGATTCTCAGAAGTCTCTGTTTTATAAATACGGGCCTTGGAagagattaaattaatttattttgctttggcTAGGTAATCCTAGTGGTGACAAAAACCATGCATGTCATTTCTGCAGGCTGCGTCATACTCTGTGAATTAAAGTGTCACTCTTTACATAGCTTTTGCAAGCTCTAAGACACTTGCATGTTATTTATCCTACTCTTTTTTTTCTAGCAAAAAATCACTCATcactaaatgaaaatttaaaatgaatacctGATTATTTCAGGAGCCTGATCacgttcattgttttttttttttttaagtcggtGCTACTGCTGCtatattttcacacttaaaacaataattttgtacTCCTCTTATACCATTGTCCTCTTTTATGCTAAGAAATAAGTCACCTTGCATTTCAGGTTTCATTCATAATCGAAGCCGGGGCTGCTCTCAGGCAGAAAGTCCAATACGGTAATAACTTATGACATGCAGGAAATCCCAATCAGTGGCATCCCATTATTCCTGTAGCTAAAAAAGGTAATTTCAGGTCATTTCGaggtaataaatataatatatgaatagTCCAATACTAATTGACATaacacttaaaggggtcatataatccaattaaaaaaatacatattttctctttggagcgttacaagctcttggtgcataaagatcatcagtaaagttgcaaagactaaagtctcaaatccaaagagatattcttcatcATCCATATGGTTCTCACGTATTCCTTCTACATCATCTCCACATAGTTTGTTttataagttaagtgatcagATTTAAGATAAGGACTACATGACGCTGGCGCTCTGACGAACCAGTCATCTGACGGAGGCAGAATTAGCGATCGCCTTCTTCTTTGTtttaactgttttcatatatgtgtgagtgtgttttatgttgaatgtgactgtatctgcatgattaccatctgtttgagcgCAAATaagctcgctattactgtgtaATCACGGCTATCAATGTGAAtggcgtctatatgaatagagtgcgatttattgactttatggcacatttgtattattaccatctctataactggccatcagcacatcagctcATGATAATCGAATTGTTATGACTggaattcattgtaaatgctgcatttctagcaatctcaggatgtactgtaattggcattcaaagttaaatctttttaattgattttacttaaattatttttattgtatctttctagtgctcaaataaataacttataaGATGACTAAGTTTCTGTCTATCCTTTTATAATTGATAaattatgcagtggtatgtttaattactaaaattgtttgtagaacccttcaatacagttggtaaatattttttatatgtgggggtgggggggactagacatagtctcagaaaaatggttgcaggaatctCATTTTTCATGGTGTCTCCTTCAGATATGAAATAGAACCTGGgtcatgtgactttcaacccattacttttcttgattgctccaggactgattttatgtatttttatatcaaatttaaaaaaaacaattcagtgtggtaaatatattttcaaaggcATTTCAGTgtttataacttttaatatttttgagcattatcaaatctggttgataaaaagtaaagcccaaagggtcttctttccaaatacaaaaattatgtgtgtaaggaaatgttacaatttaaaattaggTAGGGCATTTTTAGCGGTGGGTCCCATAATGGGgagtgctggctaacaggttaaatgtgtgggacaccaaatcctcgttttctgtttcatttcatggatttaacaaATTATCAGAGTCAAAGCATTACAACTTCACcaactacaggctctaatcctcttttgcgtgcgcgtgtttgtgtgtgagtgagaaatgcggtgctgaagtgaaatagctgggcagtttgatagccgaattatattAGGccgcctaaaaaaaaaaaaaaaagttattattattattataataatttaatacaataataGGAGAATAAGCCtaatatcaatattcaatattttttttcttcgtcGGAAGGAACCAGAGGTTGTGAAGCAAGTTTGGTTGCAAGAACAAAAGCAATCGCTCTCTGGTAACCTAAAAACATaatttccactgaagaaagacatggatatcttggatggcattgtggtgagtaaattataggaaattttcatttcgaggtgaactaatcctttaagtttaaaataaaaatgtttaaatgtaatatatttttctccTGGTCCTTATGTTCAATAGgtcataatgtaaataataatcgACATCGAACGATATGAAATACTTATCACTTATCGTGATACAGTTTTCAGCCATATCGGCCAGCCCTAATCACAATACACTgcatagctggccaatcagagcacaccatgCAGAAGCCAGGAActtaaagttctgggtaaaaaaaaattgttgttgcggacatcacactcccaagACTAATACGCAAAGTCTCAACTACCGAATATGCAAGTCCAAAATttgcatactttgtattgagaaaaacGCAAAGACCTATGTCACAAGACTATTTGCCCAATCTTTCAGGTACTTTAGGCCACGGTGGAAAGACAGAAAGCAACAGATCtgaggggaaaaaagttcctggtacaattgttctgggtaatttcagtggaaacgcggcataagtgTTTTATTCATAGTATTCAGCTAACAATGAATATTTTGCAATATGAGTTAGAATAAATGTGAATGATATCGAAGATttttaataatcaatattttttacctAATTGGAATCAAAATTAGGAATTGACATGATTCGGAAGCATTACAATTTAATGCCCAATCTTACCCATACACCATGCTATTTTTTATGGCACACATCAATTCACACAGTTTaaactctttcttttcttttaaaacccCACTTACCCTTCTTTGCTTTTGCCCTTCTTAAAATCAACCACATAATCTAGTCAAAATTAGTTATAAAAAGTGTTCtagccataatatatatatatatacacacacatatatatatatatatatatatatatacacatatatatatatatatatatatatacacatatatatatatatatacacatacatatatacatatatata
Proteins encoded in this region:
- the mrpl15 gene encoding 39S ribosomal protein L15, mitochondrial; translation: MSLTKKTAGKTIDIVKNLPRITLANLRPNPGAKKDEKHRGRGRHGGNKSGRGHKGERQRGNRPRLGFEGGQTPFYLIIPKYGYNANHSRRPQYPPLSLRRLQYLIDLGRVDPMQPIDLTQLVNCRGVTIQPMKQDYGIQLIDEGADVFSAKVNLEVQVASEKAIAAVERNGGVITTSYYDPRSLQILIKPVPFLMSGEPIPKRLLPGEDLLSYYTDASNRGYLADPDKVQTARLGLAKKYGYTIPDITRDKFFEMLVQRKDPRQIFFGLSPGWVVNMTDKKILKPTDDKVLQYYGNVKTL